A single genomic interval of Verrucomicrobiota bacterium harbors:
- a CDS encoding DnaJ domain-containing protein, translating to MKNYYDILKVSGDASPSEIKKSFRELARLYHPDTRANQEVESADVAFKEINEAYEVLSDCQLREKYDAERSQYLFEKELEQFRTAKMEQVHQEQAKAVDVLEELDKLKSLWHNIRGSKIKLAAFGIGLFLLLTFAFLLIGYIWQVFSEIHQAIAEASILTRAIGSILFIFGSLMAFLYFYTRD from the coding sequence GTGAAAAATTATTATGACATTTTAAAAGTCTCCGGAGATGCCAGTCCCTCAGAAATTAAGAAGTCCTTTCGCGAACTAGCGAGACTCTACCATCCTGACACCAGAGCTAATCAGGAAGTAGAATCAGCGGATGTGGCATTCAAAGAAATCAATGAAGCCTATGAAGTGCTTAGTGATTGCCAACTAAGAGAAAAATACGATGCTGAGCGCTCTCAGTACCTGTTTGAGAAAGAATTGGAACAGTTCCGAACTGCTAAGATGGAGCAAGTCCATCAAGAGCAAGCCAAGGCAGTAGATGTTTTAGAAGAGCTAGACAAATTAAAAAGCCTATGGCACAACATCCGCGGTAGTAAGATTAAATTGGCTGCTTTTGGAATAGGGTTATTCTTACTACTGACTTTTGCATTTCTTTTAATCGGATACATCTGGCAAGTCTTTTCTGAAATACACCAAGCGATTGCTGAGGCCTCTATCTTAACCCGAGCCATTGGTAGTATTTTATTTATTTTCGGATCATTGATGGCCTTTCTGTATTTTTATACGAGAGATTAA